Sequence from the Sediminitomix flava genome:
ATAAGTTGACTTCGGTAGTATTTTCTGAAAACCTTGAAAGTATTGGAAGAAATGCTTTTGCATTTAATCAACTGACTTCAGTTACATTTTCAAAAAGCATTCAAAGTATCGGAGAAGAAGCTTTTTATACCAATAAGATTACAGCGATAGAGTTGCCAGAAAATCTTAAAGCTATTGAAGACATGACCTTCTCTGATAATCAATTGACTTCAGTTGTATTTCCAAAAGGCCTTGAAAGTATAGGAGATGATGCTTTTTCAAGTAATCAATTGACCTCTGTAGAATTGCCTGAAAACCTTCAAAGGATCGGAGAGTGGGCCTTTTCTAAAAATAAACTGACTAACGTTATATTCCCCAAAAGTCTTCAAACTATAGCGAGCTATGCTTTTGAGGAAAATCAGCTTGGTTCTGTAGAATTACCCGAAAATCTTCAAAGAATTGGAAGAAATGCTTTTGGGTACAATCAATTTAGAGAAATAAAGTTGCCTGATTCTAATTTAGAAGGACAATGGTATGATAGAAAAGGAGATGTTCATCAGAAAGGAAGTATGGTGTTTGTGAATAGTAGCTATACATTCAAATAAAACTGACAGTCTTTAAAGTGTATGTACTAAGTTTATTTTCACAAAATCAGGTGTTTTGAGAAGAGACTTTTCACCGATCTAAAGTCAGATATACTCCTAAGAAATAAAAGAGCAGACCATAGTTATACATGGTCTGCTCTTATAGTTTTAGAGAGAAATGCATATAGTCATGTTTCTAGAATCGTTGTTGTATTATCATTGAAAGAATGCTTTGGACACAAGAGTACGGATTTTGTGATGCAATAAGAAATTGGAAATAAGCACTAAGACAGTTGTTATCTAGATAAAACTTAACTGATTTATGTTTAGCTACTATATTCTATTTGTTATACTTTTGAATTTGAACTAAAATTTTTAACACTAAACTAATAACCGATGAATCAATTTTTACGCAGTTCCTATTTATTGGGGCTATTTTTATTTTTTAGTCTTCAAGTTCAAGCACAGTATGTTTTACAAGATGAAGATGTACTTGTAGAAAGGGGAGTGCTTGTAAAATGTTTTTATGGGGGTACTGACATTATAATTCCCTCTGAATTAGATGGGCAAAAGGTGATCAGTATTGGATACAGTGTTTTTGAAGGGAAGAAATTGACTTCAGTACAACTGCCTAAAAGTCTAAAAAGTATTGAGATTAGTGCCTTTAAGGAAAATGAGTTGACATCTATTGTATTGCCAGACAGTCTTGAAAGTATTGGTGGTCTAGCTTTTTTGAAAAATAAACTGACTTCTGTCGTATTTTCTGAAACTGTTCAAAATATTGATAATCGTGCTTTTATGGGAAATGAACTGACATCAGTCGTATTTCCCGATAATCTTGAAATGATTGAAGGTCTAGCTTTTTCGGAGAATCAATTAGCATCTGTTGCATTCCCTAAAAATCTCCAAAAGATTGGATATAAAGCTTTTTCAAATAATCAACTCACTTCTCTTGAATTACCAAGAAATCTCCAAAGAATTGGTGAAAGTGCTTTCGCTGAGAATCAGTTGACATCTGTTGTATTATCAGACAGCCTTAAAATTATTGATGAACGTGCTTTTTTGAAAAATCAGCTGAGGTCTGTTGTATTTCCAAAAAAACTTAAGCGAATTGGAGGAGGAGCTTTTATGGAAAATCAACTGACATCTATCGTATTACCTGAAGAGTTGCTCATAATTGAAGATTATGTTTTTGAAGAGAATCAAATTCAATCAATCATACTTCCCAAAAATCTTCAAAGCATTGGATATAAGGCTTTTTCGGAGAATCAGTTGTTATCTATTGTATTACCAGACAGTCTTGAAAGTATTGGCAATTATGCTTTTTCAGAGAATAAATTAAGCTCTGTTGTATTACCAAATAGTCTTGTGAGTATTGGTCATTATGCTTTTTCAGAGAACCAGTTGACATCTATTGTACTACCAGATAATCTTGAAAGTATTGGCAATTATGCATTTTATAAGAACAGACTTGTTTCTGTAGAATTACCAGACCGCCTGGAACTAATTGGAGCACGTGCTTTTTGGGTTAATTATTTCACTGAAATGAAGTTACCCAATATAAATAAAGAAGGAAAATGGTATGATTTTGATGAAATAGTCCATGAAAAAGGAAGTGTAGTGCCTACGGATAGTAAATATACTTTTAAATAAAAAGACAGGCTTTTATTCTTACACGTACAAAGTCACCATTCTTTATATAAAAAGCTATAAAAGAGCAGACTGTAGATATTTAGAGTCTGCTCTTATCGTTTCAAAGAAAAATCATAAACATTCTTTTT
This genomic interval carries:
- a CDS encoding leucine-rich repeat domain-containing protein, yielding MNQFLRSSYLLGLFLFFSLQVQAQYVLQDEDVLVERGVLVKCFYGGTDIIIPSELDGQKVISIGYSVFEGKKLTSVQLPKSLKSIEISAFKENELTSIVLPDSLESIGGLAFLKNKLTSVVFSETVQNIDNRAFMGNELTSVVFPDNLEMIEGLAFSENQLASVAFPKNLQKIGYKAFSNNQLTSLELPRNLQRIGESAFAENQLTSVVLSDSLKIIDERAFLKNQLRSVVFPKKLKRIGGGAFMENQLTSIVLPEELLIIEDYVFEENQIQSIILPKNLQSIGYKAFSENQLLSIVLPDSLESIGNYAFSENKLSSVVLPNSLVSIGHYAFSENQLTSIVLPDNLESIGNYAFYKNRLVSVELPDRLELIGARAFWVNYFTEMKLPNINKEGKWYDFDEIVHEKGSVVPTDSKYTFK